In Oncorhynchus tshawytscha isolate Ot180627B linkage group LG08, Otsh_v2.0, whole genome shotgun sequence, the genomic window GTTTAACAGTAGGTAATTTCTCAGATCCTCGCCTGGTCTTTTGCAGCTTTTACATTATGCTTGAAAGGGATGGTGGAGTTAACTAGGGTTGACGTGACAAGTGGGTATAGATGTGTCTGGCTCAGGTAGTTTCCCATTGACTTTCATTCAATGTTAGGACTCAGAGTTGGTCctcttttacattttagtcatttagcagactattATCCCAAAGTGactttacagttagtgcattcatctttaaAATAGCTTGGGCAGGAACTCTGCTgaagagctttgactgggatGAACGGGATCTGACGCcccccgtaggggtgggagggccaagagaccagagctAGCGGAACGGAGGACTCGAGTTGGGATGTAGGGTCTGCAGGGGGTCGCAAGATGCCAAATCATTTTTGTGTAGCTTTCCACACCTTTTGCCTTGTCTTTTTTGACTGTGTTATGCATTGTTGATGTTGCCTCTGTGTTCCTCACTATAACTTATGTGTGCCACTGTTTGATTAGCAATAATCATGGATAATCATTTTTGTGGATATAGACCAGTTATTTTTAACTTAACTTTAAGGTTCACGTTTTTATCCGGTACACCTTCGCTTGGCTGCTCTCTCTTTGTTTTTACTGGCAGGAGCCTGTGTTTCAGTACCGCTCTCTTAGTCCCCTTTCTGGAGTTTCCCTTGGCCAatcctgggtctctctctctctctctctctctctctctctacctctacctctacctctctctcactctctctacctctctctctctctgcctctctctctctctgcctctctctctgcctctctctctctctgctgcctctctctctctgtatctctctctctctctctctctctctctctctctctctctctctctctctctctctctctctctcaggaaatGAGCTTTTATGACCTTCCAGTACCAGCTGAGCCCAGTTCAGATTTATTGTGGAAATATCTCCAATGCACAAAATGACAGAACTATGTGTATAGCATGTGGCCTAATCATTTAACCTAAGACACATTGCTCAATCTTTTGTAGCCTGGTCACATATCCGTTTGtggcaagacaacacaaacaagATCTGGAACAAGGCTAGAGTCTTTTGACTTGAAAGAGTAAGGAGAAACTGACCTGTTGTTTTCATCTCTTGATTGGCTGCAGTCGTCCCTAACACGTGTTCTTATTGGTCAACAGGGTGATCAGCTATGAGTGTTGCCCCGGTTATGAGAAGCTTCCAGGAGAGAAGGGTTGTCCTGCTGGTAAGAAGAAATCTGCATTATTAGCCTGCAAATCTAGTTATAGCTCAGTCACTTACTATCCATAAAATGCAACAACTCAACCAATTTGGGATAATTATTTTTAGACAAGAGGCCTGTCAAACAAAATATGGCATCCTACTTTGATTGTCAAATATACATCCATCAAATCAACATTTGAATTTCATATATTTCCCCCCATATGATGGTTAAGACTGTAAAAATGTTTTTCCAGCCCTGCCGTTAGTGAACATCTACAACACGCTGGGTGTGGTTGGAGCCGCCACCACTAAGATGTACTCAGAGAGGGCTCAGCTGAGGGAGGAGATCGAAGGACCAGGGAGCTTCACCTTTTTCGCTCCCAGCAACCAGGCCTGGGCGGCCCTACCCAACGTGAGTGTGTCAGGAGGACTCTCTCCCTTCACAtgagagggatacacagagagagagcgaactggaAATGAAGTATAATTCACCCCAATCCTGTTGCATCTAGAGATATTGTATTATTCTGACCTCAGACTACGTGTTATCAGCCTAATCAGCCGAGGTAGCGTATCAAACGTTTTTTAAAAAGAGTAGTAGATACTAGAACCAAGTCTTTGGTCAGTATATGCAATGGTACGAATGGTTATCTTGTGATTGATCGTTGTTCTGATGAAAATAGGACTCTGGTTTTTACGGTTGTAGGAAATCCTGGATGCTCTGGTGAGTAACGTGAATATTGAGCTTCTCAACGCGCTCCACTACCACATGGTGAACCGTCGTTTGACCTCTGAGGACCTGAAGCACGGATCGGCCTTCCCCTCCATGTACCAAGACTTCAACGTTCACATCCACCACTACCCCAACGGAGTGAGTAGCATCTGTCCAATGTTAATGTTGCATTATAATTGAAAGCACCGGTGGCAAGTGGCACCTttattggggagaacgggctcatggtaatgactggaatAGAATGGTATTGACCAATATAATGGTAATGACACATCAAACACAGGGTCTGTTTGATACCATTCACTTCATTTCGGTCAGCCATCctaccctcaccagcctcctgtgattgGAAGGTATATGATGATGTGAcctggcctggtcccagatctgtttgtgcagtATGACATAGGCCATCTGGGACCAAGCAAGTTGGAACCTCTAGAGAAACATGAACAGATACATCGTCACCTAAAAACCTTTACTGTACAATTTTTGGATAATTTTTCAAATGGTCACACGTTGCCCATCGATCAAAAGTCAGCTAAAATCATGAGAcaacttttcttttcttttttctctctctctcttgtcattGCAGATTGTAACAGTGAACTGTGCTCGTCTGGTGAAAACAGACCAGCATGCGACCAACGGGATCGTGCACGTCGTGGACAGAGTCATCACCGCGGTTACCAACGACGTGCACACTTTCATCGACACCGACGATGATCTGGAGACTCTTCGTGTAAGTTAACGACTTTAGCAGTTTGTcgcttcattcattcatccattcatccattcattcattcatccattcattcattcatccattcattcatccatccattcatccatccattcatccattcatccattcatccattcatccatccattcatccattcatccattcatccatccattcatccatccattcatccatccattcattcatccattcattcatccattcattcatccatccattcattcatccattcattcatccattcatacattcatccattcattcatccatccattcattcttccattcattcattcattcattcacagaACAGTCTATCACACTAGAACTCTCTTACCATTTCCTACATGTTGAACATATGCTATGCAATGTTGTGTCAGCTATCGGAATGTTACGTTCACTGATCATTGACTCGGTCTCAGTCTTTTGTATTGTATGTGCAATTTGAAGTATGTAGAGAAAAGCAGCGTTGATTCAGTGTGTTGATTCAGTGTGTTGATTCAGTTTGTTGATTCAGTTTGTTGATTCAGTTTGTTGATTCAGTGTGTTGATTCAGTGTGTTGATTCAGTTTGTTGATTCAGTTTGTTGATTCAGTTTGTTGATTCAGTTTGTTGATTCAGTTTGTTGATTCAGTGGGTTGATTCAGTGTGTTGATTCAGTTTGTTGATTCAGTTTGTTGATTCAGTTTGTTGATTCAGTGTGTTGATTCAGTGTGTTGATTCAGTTTGTTGATTCTCTGCGTTTTAGaatgctgttgctgctgctggtcTGACCCAAATGCTGGAGAGCGATGGTCACTACACGGTGTTCGCTCCAACCAACGAAGCCTTCGAGAAGATCCCCCCTGAAATGCTCACCAGGATCCTGGGAGACCCTGTGGCTCtgaaaggtgaaatatttttttaatgacagttggatatagaacaaGGAGATAGATATTGGATATAGAACAGGGAGATAGATATTGGATATAGAACAGGGAGATAGATATTGGATATAGAACAGGGAGATAGATATTGGATATAGAACAGGGAGATAGATATTGGATATAGAACAGGGAGATAGATATTGGATATAGAACAGGGAGATAGATATTGGATATAGAACAGGGAGATAGATATTGGATATAGAACAGGGAGATAGATATTGGATATAGAACAGGGAGATAGATATTGGATATAGAACAGGAAGATAGATATTGGATATAGAACAGGGAGATAGATATTGGATATAGAACAGGGAGATAGATATTGGATATAGAACAGGGAGATAGATATTGGATATAGAACAGGGAGATAGATATTGGATATAGAACAGGGAGATAGATATTGGAGATATAGAACAGGGAGATAGATATTGGATATAGAACAGGGAGATAGATATTGGATATAGAACAGGGAGATAGATATTGGATATAGAACAGGGAGATAGATATTGGATATAGAACAGGAAGATAGATATTGGATATAGAACAGGGAGATAGATATTGGATATAGAACAGGGAGATAGATATCGGAGATGGGAACCCAATGACTTATTAACGTGAACTAAGTTCTACTTgtgtctgttctctccatccagaCCTGCTGAACTACCACATCCTGAAGAACATGCAGTGTGCAGAGTCCATCACATCTGGTACTCCCCTGGAGACCCTACAGGGGACTGTGCTAGAGGTGGGATGTGATGGGGCTGACATGACCCTCAACGGGAAGGCCATCATCCAGAAGAAAGACCAGCTGGGGACCAACGGGGTCATCCACTACATCAACGAGCTCCTCATCCCAGACTCAGGTAATTCAAACCAGAGCAATAGATAGCCGTCTGCATATGACTTGGAGTCAAACTATTGGACCTCTAACAAGCTCCTCATCTCAGACAGGTATTGAAATCCAGAGTCTTAAATTGAGAGTTGCGTCAACGCCAAATTTAAGCCTCTAATCCAAACCAATGAATCCTTGCCTTCTTTTATGAGATGATTAGTAGTGATGAGTCACGTCTGAAAAGGACTCTGACTGTCATAGGAGTTGAAAGTCGAGTCTAAGTGTGTCTGTCTGGAATGCTACTGCACTGAATATGAAGTGGATTCAACTCGATGGTTCATGTTGAGACAAGACCTCCACGCTACTTATGAAGAGTCTCTCTGTTCAATGAGAAATGTTCATTTATGTACTGATCTCTTTTTAAGCTAAGACTTTGTTGGAGCTGGCCCAGGGATCCGCCGTTACCACAGCGACCAAGCTGTTTGTTGATGCTGGTCTTGGCTCCCACCTTTCTGGCTCAGAGGCTCTGACCATCCTGACACCTCAGAATGAAGCTTTCAAAGGTAACATCGATCgatggcgctctctctctctctccatctctccccatctcatctgtctctgtccctctctctctctctctctccatctctccccatctcatctctctctctctctctctctctctctctctccatctctccccatctcatctgtctctgtccctctctctctctctctctccatctctccccacatctcatctctctctctctctctctctctctccatctctccccatctcatctgtctctgtccctctctctctctctctctctcccatctctccccatctcatctgtctctgtccctctctctctctctctctctctctctctccacctctccccatctcatctgtctctctctctctctctctctctctctctctctctctctctctctctctctccccatctcatctgtctctgtctctctctccctctctctctccatctctccccatctcatctgtctctctctctctctctctctctctccacctttccccatctcatctgtctctgtctctctctctctctctctctctctccatctctccccatctcatctgtctctgtccctctctctctctctccacctctccccatctcatctgtctctctctctctctctctctctctctctctctctcctctccccatctcatctgtctctctctctctctctctccacctctccccatctcatctgtctctctctctctctctctctctctctctctctctctctctctctccacctctccccatctcatctgtctctgtctctgtctctctctctctctctctctctctctctctcccctctccccatctcatctctctctctctctctctctctctccacctctccccatctcatctgtctctctctctctctctctctctctctctctctctccacctctccccatctcatctctctctctctctctctctctctctctctctctctctgtatccttccctctcccctctctctctgtatccctccctccctctgccctctctctgtgcTAACAAACAGCAGTGACTTGAGCCATGATTCTTGACCCATTTCATTGAATCAATCTGATAAATGTAGTATATGTTGTTAACAGAGGGTGTGACAATGACTGGTGACCTGAAGAAGCTGTTGAAGAACCACATCCTGAAGGAGCAGCTGTCTTCCGGGTCACTGTACTACGGGCAAGAGCTAGAGACTCTGGGAGGAATCAAACTCAGAGTGTTCGTCTACCGTAACGTAAGTATCCCGTAGGAGCGACAGCTGGCATTAGATGGTATAAAAGCAGAGGTGCAGATTGACCAATTGAGCTGAATTAAGAGAGTGAACACAGTTGTTCTTCTGCAAAAAGACAACTCATTACAGAGATTAGCCTCTTCCTAGGGGTTAACTCATTATGTAGATTACCCTCTTCCTAAGGGTTAACTCATTACAGGAATTAGCCTCTTCCTAAGGGTTAACTCATTATGTAGATTACCCTCTTCCTAAGGGTTAACTCATTACAGAGATTACCCTCTTCCTAAGGGTTAACTCATTATGTAGATTACCCTCTTTCTAAGGGTTAACTCATTACAGAGATTACTCTCTTCCTAAGGGTTAACTCATTACAGGAATTACCCTCTTTCTAAGGGTTAACTCATTATGTAGATTACCCTCTTCATAAGGGTTAACTCATTATGAAGATTACCCTCTTTCTAAGGGTTAACTCATTTCAGAGATTACTCTCTTCCTAAGGGTTAACTCATTACAGAGATTACCCTCTTCCTAAGGGTTAACTCATTACAGAGATTAGCCTCTTCCTAAAGGTTAACTCATTACAGAGATTACCCTCTTCCTAAGGGTTAACTCATTACAGGAATTAGCCTCTTCCTAAGGGTTAACTCATTATGTAGATTACCCTCTTCCTAAGGGTTAACTCATTACAGAGATTACCCTCTTCCTAAGGGTTAACTCATTATGTAGATTACCCTCTTCATAAGGGTTAACTCATTATGTAGATTACCCTCTTTCTAAGGGTTAACTCATTATGTAGATTACCCTCTTTCTAAGGGTTAACTCATTTCAGAGATTACCCTCTTCCTAAGGGTTAACTCATTATGTAGATTACCCTCTTCCTAAGGGTTAACTCATTATGTAGATTACCCTCTTTCTAAGGGTTAACTCATTTCAGAGATTACCCTCTTCCTAAGGGTTAACTTATTATGTAGATTACCCTCTTTCTAAGGGTTAACTCATTTCAGAGATTACCCTCTTCCTAAGGGTTAACTTATTATGTAGATTACCCTCTTTCTAAGGGTTAACTCATTATGTAGATTACCCTCTTCCTAAGGGTTAACTCATTATGTAGATTACCCTCTTCCTAAGGGTTAACTCATTACAGAGGTTACCCTCTTCCTAAAGGTTAACTCATTACAGAGATTACCCTCTTCCTAAAGGTTAACTCATTATGTAGATTACCCTCTTTCTAAGGGTTAACTCATTACAGAGATTACTCTCTTCCTAAGGGTTAACTCATTACAGAGATTACCCTCTTCCTAAGGGTTAACTCATTACAGAGATTAGCCTCTTCCTAAAGGTTAACTCATTACAGAGATTACCCTTTTCCTAAAGGTTAACTCATTACAGAGATTACCCTCTTCCTAAAGGTTAACTCATTATGTAGATTACCCTCTTTCTAAGGGTTAACTCATTACAGAGATTACTCTCTTCCTAAGGGTTAACTCATTTCAGAGATTACCCTCTTCCTAAGGGTTAACTCATTACAGAGATTAGCCTCTTCCTAAGGGTTAACTCATTATGTAGATTACCCTCTTTCTAAGGGTTAACTCATTATGTAGATTACCCTCTTCCTAAGGGTTAACTCATTACATAGATTACCCTCTTTCTAAGGGTTAACTCATTATGTAGATTACCCTCTTTCTAAGGGTTAACTCATTTCAGAAATTACCCTCTTCCTAAGGGTTAACTCATTACAGAGATTAGCCTCTTCCTAGGGGTTAACTCATTATGTAGATTACCCTCTTCCTAAGGGTTAACTCATTACAGAGATTATCCTCTTCCTAAGGGTTAACTCATTATGTAGATTACCCTCTTTCTAAGGGTTAACTCATTACAGAGATTACTCTCTTCCTAAGGGTTAACTCATTACAGAGATTACCCTCTTTCTAAGGGTTAACTCATTATGTAGATTACCCTTTTCATAAGGGTTAACTCATTATGTAGATTACCCTCTTTCTAAGGGTTAACTCATTTCAGAGATTACCCTCTTCCTAAGGGTTAACTCATTACAGGAATTACCCTCTTCCTAAGGGTTAACTCATTACAGAGATTACCCTCTTCCTAAGGGTTAACTCATTACAGGAATTACCCTCTTTCTAAGGGTTAACTCATTATGTAGATTACCCTTTTCATAAGGGTTAACTCATTATGTAGATTACCCTCTTTCTAAGGGTTAACTCATTACAGAGATTACCCTCTTCCTAAGGGTTAACTCATTACAGAGATTATCCTCTTCCTAAGGGTTAACTCATTATGTAGATTACCCTCTTTCTAAGGGTTAACTCATTACAGAGATTACTCTCTTCCTAAGGGTTAACTCATTACAGAGATTACCCTCTTCCTAAGGGTTAACTCATTATGTAGATTACCCTCTTTCTAAGGGTTAACTCATTACAGAGATTACTCTCTTCCTAAGGGTTAACTCATTACAGGAATTACCCTCTTTCTAAGGGTTAACTCATTATGTAGATTACCCTTTTCATAAGGGTTAACTCATTATGTAGATTACCCTCTTTCTAAGGGTTAACTCATTACAGAGATTACCCTCTTCCTAAGGGTTAACTCATTATGTAGATTACCCTCTTCCTAAGGGTTAACTCATTACAGAGATTACCCTCTTCCTAAGGGTTAACTCATTATGTAGATTACCCTCTTTCTAAGGGTTAACTCATTACAGAGATTACTCTCTTCCTAAGGGTTAACTCATTACAGAGATTACCCTCTTCCTAAGGGTTAACTCATTACAGAGATTAGCCTCTTCCTAAAGGTTAACTCATTACAGAGATTACCCTTTTCCTAAAGGTTAACTCATTACAGAGATTACTCTCTTCCTAAGGGTTAACTCATTTCAGAGATTACCCTCTTCCTAAGGGTTAACTCATTACAGAGATTAGCCTCTTCCTAAGGGTTAACTCATTATGTAGATTACCCTCTTTCTAAGGGTTAACTCATTATGTAGATTACCCTCTTTCTAAGGGTTAACTCATTTCAGAGATTACCCTCTTCCTAAGGGTTAACTCATTATGTAGATTACCCTCTTCCTAAGGGTTAACTCATTATGTAGATTACCCTCTTTCTAAGGGTTAACTCATTTCAGGGTTAACTTATTATGTAGATTACCCTCTTTCTAAGGGTTAACTCATTTCAGAGATTACCCTCTTCCTAAGGGTTAACTTATTATGTAGATTACCCTCTTTCTAAGGGTTAACTCATTATGTAGATTACCCTCTTCCTAAGGGTTAACTCATTATGTAGATTACCCTCTTCCTAAGGGTTAACTCATTACAGAGATTACCCTCTTTCTAAGGGTTAACTCATTATGTAGATTACCCTCTTCCTAAGGGTTAACTCATTATGTAGATTACCCTCTTCCTAAGGGTTAACTCATTACAGAGAGCCTAAATACACTATTCCTAAGTATATACAAAGCGTTATTGTGCTGTTTTCATATTTACAATTAACAGTTTATGGCTGGTCATCATTTTCTCCAAATGAGTGACAGAAGGAGGCTGCCTGATTGGTGGACTTTTACCCCCCGAAACATGTTTTCATCCAatgacacgagagagagagagtccctctACAACATCCTCATACTGTAGAATCGTTATCCAGAATGTTGTTTCGCACCGTTTTTCacagctctgctctgttctctcctGGGTGGCAGATGAAGGTTGTTCTGGCAGCAGCTCTCACATTTCTGCTTTACAATGGAATTTCCAGATGACCACAAGAAGCGTttttccacagagagagagagaccacttgCGAGCCATCATTTCATGGTGAAGGGCAGACAGGAAGGAATCCAAGtgtgtccctaatggcaccctattccctatatagtgcactacttttgaccaggtcccaatggcaccctattccctatatagtgcactacttttgaccaaggcccatatgGCTCTGGCCAAAGGTAATGTCCCCTCTTAATTTTTGGGACACTGAGCACATTTCAAGTCTGCTGAGCTCATACTTCTGTGCAGCTTCCGGCACGCTTTTACTGTGAACTCTGAGGCTGTACctactttaagttacagttttaacagttattataatgtaggcctaccagagtgacctaccatcaaaaacaatggagaaaatgcatcacataacattttaacatggaattagctgttctatcattcagactACAGGAGAagcaatgtgtggtgttcaatgtaggtctACAtcccatgagacttttgaaaaaaacatgcagggcttgacattaacctgtttattcacttgtccttcagacaaggaggtgactggaAATGTTATGTTGTTTGATGAAAGAAACCCCTTGACAACATACAATTCATTATTATTCTCATACCATTAttagagagaaacagacacattaTGATACCCTCTGTCTATTTGCTACTAAGCTTATTCAAACCTGTCTCAAATTAcaacactgtccctttaagacaTTAGAAAAAGCTctggcttttcaaagatgtctagaaatgcatatattttgtgctcttgtaggaaacaACCACTCCACCAATGTTGACTAGAAATTAACTATAACTGGGCtgataactcactaactagcaaaggatatgaacaaatgtgcacaggtggctacatgcagctttgatctcaaaacaagcgctcatgctgtaaacacagtccagttcaatgtgaacggcacagatccatatacagtgccgtgcgaaagtattcggcccccttgaactttgcgaccttttgccacatttcaggcttcaaacataaagatataatactgtatttttttgtgaagaatcaacaacaagtgggacacaatcaggaagtggaacaacatttattggatatttcaaactttttaacaaatcaaaaactgaaaaattgggcgtgcaaaattattcagcccctttactttcagtgcagcaaactctctccagaagttcagtgaggatctctgaatgatccaatgttgacctaaatgactaatgatgataaatacaatccacctgtgtgtaatcaagtctccgtataaatgcacctgcactgtgatagtctcagaggtccgttaaaagcgcagagagcatcatgaagaacaaggaacacaccaggcaggtccgagatactgttgtgaagaagtttaaagccggatttggatacaaaaagatttcccaagctttaaacatcccaaggagcactttgcaagcgataatattgaaatggaaggagtatcagaccactgcaaatctaccaagacctggccgtccctctaaactttcagctcatacaaggagaagactgatcagagatgcagccaagaggcccatgatcactctggatgaactgcagagatctacagctgaggtgggagactctgtcaataggacaacaatcagtcgtatattgcacaaatctggcctttatggaagagtggcaagaagaaagctatttcttaaagatatccataaaaagtgttgttttaagtttgccacaagccacctgggagacacaccaaacatgtggaagaaggtgctctggtcagatgaaaccaaaattgaactttttggcaacaatgcaaaacgttatgtttggcgtaaaagcaacacagctcatcaccctgaacacaccatccccactgtcaaacatggtggtggcagcatcatggtttgggcctgcttgtcttcagcagggacagggaagatggttaaaattgatgggaagacggatggagccaaatacaggaccattctggaagaaaacctgatggagtctgcaaaagacatgagactgggacagagatttgtcttccaacaagacaatgatccaaaacataaagcaaaatctacaatggaatggttcaaaaataaacatatccaggtgttagaatggccaagtcaaagtccagacctgaatccaatcgagaatctgtggaaataactgaaaactgctgttcacaaatgctctccatccaacctcactgagctcgagctgttttgcaaggaggaatgggaaaaatgtcagtctctcgatgtgcaaaactgatagagacataccccaagcgacttacagctgtaatcgcagcaaaaggtggcgctacaaagtattaacttaagggggctgaataattttgcacgcccaatttttcagtttttgatttgttaaagtttgaaacatccaataaatgtcgttccacttcatgattgtgtcccacttgttgttgattcttcacaaaaaaaatacagttttatatctttatgtttgaagcctgaaatgtggcaaaaggtcgcaaagttcaagggggccgaatactttcgcaaggcactgtatagcaaTGGATATTtgcctataggcctactgcagctctgattggttatggtgcaCCGATTACAGGCCTGAgtcgtgcctgtcaatgcaatataATCATATTCTAGTGTGCTCTGCCTACAATAAAATCTCTTGCACAGTCAGTTTTGCATACTAACTCTTGCATAGTTCATTTTCTTTCGATATgttacattgaaagtggctaGTACTGCGTTcattcgatcacaattcccacagtagagtgaaacgttgatagtgttaactgaAGGGGACAAGTAGAAAGTTGAGTAGAGTTCCATCTTGCTGCATGCCCGtgtgcagcttagagggaacactCGTCCAACCCA contains:
- the LOC112255861 gene encoding transforming growth factor-beta-induced protein ig-h3 isoform X1, with the protein product MQHLTLLTLALTLIATICFAKSPYQSVLQHSRIRGRQHGPNVCAMQKIQGTDKKYFTNCKQWYHRKICGKPTVISYECCPGYEKLPGEKGCPAALPLVNIYNTLGVVGAATTKMYSERAQLREEIEGPGSFTFFAPSNQAWAALPNEILDALVSNVNIELLNALHYHMVNRRLTSEDLKHGSAFPSMYQDFNVHIHHYPNGIVTVNCARLVKTDQHATNGIVHVVDRVITAVTNDVHTFIDTDDDLETLRNAVAAAGLTQMLESDGHYTVFAPTNEAFEKIPPEMLTRILGDPVALKDLLNYHILKNMQCAESITSGTPLETLQGTVLEVGCDGADMTLNGKAIIQKKDQLGTNGVIHYINELLIPDSAKTLLELAQGSAVTTATKLFVDAGLGSHLSGSEALTILTPQNEAFKEGVTMTGDLKKLLKNHILKEQLSSGSLYYGQELETLGGIKLRVFVYRNSLCIENSCIVAHDKIGRFGNMFTVDKVLTPPMGTIMDVLKADNRFSLLVGAIQTAGLTELMNQAGPHTVFAPTNDAFSALPKADLNKLMSNPKELASVLKYHMAKEILVSGGVGSHTRLKPLQGDKLELNMWRKERNQTVYINKVPVVEADLMATNGVVHAVGAIIKPLPPKVDREQADAPVSSMRTDSRIGVKNDDLFQKVRKSLSSRTMSRVQ
- the LOC112255861 gene encoding transforming growth factor-beta-induced protein ig-h3 isoform X2, which codes for MQHLTLLTLALTLIATICFAKSPYQSVLQHSRIRGRQHGPNVCAMQKIQGTDKKYFTNCKQWYHRKICGKPTVISYECCPGYEKLPGEKGCPAALPLVNIYNTLGVVGAATTKMYSERAQLREEIEGPGSFTFFAPSNQAWAALPNEILDALVSNVNIELLNALHYHMVNRRLTSEDLKHGSAFPSMYQDFNVHIHHYPNGIVTVNCARLVKTDQHATNGIVHVVDRVITAVTNDVHTFIDTDDDLETLRNAVAAAGLTQMLESDGHYTVFAPTNEAFEKIPPEMLTRILGDPVALKDLLNYHILKNMQCAESITSGTPLETLQGTVLEVGCDGADMTLNGKAIIQKKDQLGTNGVIHYINELLIPDSAKTLLELAQGSAVTTATKLFVDAGLGSHLSGSEALTILTPQNEAFKEGVTMTGDLKKLLKNHILKEQLSSGSLYYGQELETLGGIKLRVFVYRNSLCIENSCIVAHDKIGRFGNMFTVDKVLTPPMGTIMDVLKADNRFSLLVGAIQTAGLTELMNQAGPHTVFAPTNDAFSALPKADLNKLMSNPKELASVLKYHMAKEILVSGGVGSHTRLKPLQGDKLELNMRNQTVYINKVPVVEADLMATNGVVHAVGAIIKPLPPKVDREQADAPVSSMRTDSRIGVKNDDLFQKVRKSLSSRTMSRVQ